Proteins from a single region of Apostichopus japonicus isolate 1M-3 chromosome 21, ASM3797524v1, whole genome shotgun sequence:
- the LOC139963190 gene encoding uncharacterized protein, with protein sequence MTISSSCKMQVVVQRDAVDSETMDFTHTEGDTNRKIALVDGMVVVQKLTKKPATVVTVKDLSGCFNARLMSLTRDCDEIILVFDTYKTDSLKSTTREKRRQGKDPVQYQIRDDTSIKHIPMTRFLSHDKTKADLTEYLAAKTLEYNKDSSKLVITSASGHTRSNNELLFEDNNHEEADTLLIHQAVLASQRNPPDAELVVFSPDTDVLVLVIAKYDLLLGKTSMSMASGVIQVQPVWTALGPKRAKALPAFHAFSGADTGRFSRIGKATWLQIYLKADREVVKALQMLSDATEVTDDLLSMLATFVSAAYPPKGIRIASIPELRWHLFCKHMAESDKLPPTPGALKQHILRVQIKATVWGQASVAQQQFLDPLKHGFCKDTTGQVKPVTTEVLPAPMAIIEMARCQCRADCSTARCSCRSNNLSCTDLCQCSTQRQNDEDSRNDILLASDSDDDE encoded by the coding sequence ATGACGATCAGCAGCAGTTGCAAGATGCAAGTGGTCGTGCAGCGCGACGCAGTGGATTCTGAAACCATGGACTTCACACACACTGAGGGTGACACAAATCGCAAGATTGCACTGGTGGACGGTATGGTGGTCGTGCAGAAGCTGACAAAGAAACCAGCCACGGTAGTGACAGTCAAGGATCTAAGTGGATGCTTCAATGCCAGACTGATGTCTCTGACAAGAGACTGTGATGAGATCATTCTAGTGTTTGATACTTACAAGACTGACTCCTTGAAGAGTACCACAAGAGAGAAACGGAGACAAGGGAAGGATCCGGTCCAATATCAGATCAGAGATGACACCAGCATCAAACACATCCCGATGACCCGGTTCCTTTCCCATGACAAGACGAAGGCAGATCTGACTGAGTATCTGGCAGCAAAAACCCTGGAGTACAACAAAGACTCGTCCAAGTTGGTCATCACATCGGCCTCAGGACATACCAGAAGCAACAACGAACTGCTCTTTGAGGACAACAACCATGAAGAGGCGGACACACTGCTGATCCATCAGGCAGTGCTGGCATCACAGCGCAACCCACCTGATGCAGAATTAGTTGTCTTCTCCCCAGACACAGATGTCCTGGTGCTTGTCATAGCCAAATATGACCTGCTGCTGGGGAAAACATCCATGTCGATGGCCTCCGGAGTGATCCAGGTGCAGCCAGTATGGACAGCTCTAGGTCCAAAGAGAGCAAAGGCTTTGCCAGCCTTCCACGCATTTTCGGGGGCAGACACGGGGAGGTTCTCTCGTATAGGCAAAGCAACCTGGCTGCAAATCTACCTAAAAGCAGACAGAGAAGTCGTCAAGGCTTTGCAGATGCTTTCGGATGCCACTGAAGTCACCGACGACCTGCTTTCTATGTTGGCTACATTCGTCTCTGCTGCATACCCACCAAAGGGCATCCGGATTGCGAGCATCCCCGAGCTGCGATGGCATCTGTTCTGCAAGCATATGGCTGAAAGTGACAAGCTGCCTCCCACCCCCGGTGCTCTCAAGCAGCACATCCTCCGAGTCCAGATCAAGGCCACAGTATGGGGTCAGGCAAGCGTTGCTCAGCAGCAGTTCCTGGATCCTCTGAAGCACGGCTTCTGCAAGGACACAACTGGTCAGGTCAAGCCAGTTACTACTGAGGTGCTCCCAGCCCCCATGGCCATCATCGAGATGGCGAGATGCCAGTGCAGAGCCGACTGTTCTACAGCTCGATGTTCTTGCAGGTCCAATAACCTATCGTGTACAGACCTCTGCCAGTGCAGCACTCAGCGTCAGAATGATGAGGACTCTAGGAATGATATATTGTTGGCCAgtgacagtgatgatgatgagtgA